The Elaeis guineensis isolate ETL-2024a chromosome 12, EG11, whole genome shotgun sequence sequence AATGTAGCGGCAATAGTGCAAGTAGTGGCAGCAGCAGCGCTAGTGGACATGATGGCGGTATGCAATGGTGGAGGTAGCGACAGTGGCAGAGAAGATGGTGGCACTACTAGTGGAGGTGGCAATGGTACCAGTTTGGTGGTGGCTACAATAGCTAGTGGAAAGGATATCAAGGAGAGGGGTTACCACTTGCAAAACTTTAGTTTCTTTGTCTCTAAAAAAAtgcaaagaaatattttttttctttcactttttcaaGATATTATGAGAATAGTTTTTAATGATAGAAGAAGCTTTTGTCTAGGTTTCCATGTTTTGTTTCTAAAAAACAAAACATGAGATAAAAGGAATGCCACAGAGGCCCTTAGTTTCACAAGTAGAAGGCCCAAGTACCATGTGATCTTTTAGCCCAAAAAATTGACCCTGTTCGTATTACAACTACTCAATTTTGGCTTCCTAGGATGAGAAACAATCTCAATTCTGTTTCATGTACAGCGTATCTGTAGTCTAAAGTCAAAGCAATCTTCCATTGGATCTTATAAAATTAACTTGTATCTAAGAAACTTGCCGTACAATAGAATACATATGCTATTGAGaatttaaaggaaaaaaaaaaagacaaagagGACAACAAATTAAAAGAAGTATAAGAGATAATTGAagtgaaagaaaaatatcaaataagttCATGAAACATTTATAATCAAAAGAAGATATTATATGCTAAAATCATTTCAAAGTGGGTAACAGAAGAAAAACATCCTTATTTAGAGGCAAGTTTTATGGCAATATATACCATATACTTAACAAGGAAacataaaaagaagagaaaataggTGGTAAAACCTCCATGTTTGTTGAAACTTTAACAGTGTCATCTGCTCCaagagtctttgcaactgataaACGATTATCGTCAACATCAATTATAACTATTTTTGGAGCACCAAAAGCTCGAGCTGCAAGCATTGTGACTAGGCCTATTGGTCCAGCTCCCACAATTAGCACATTTGTGTCCGGACCAACAAAAGCACGTCGACATGCATAGACCCCAACACTGAGGGGCTCGCACATTGCCCCTTCCTCCAAGCTTACATTGTCTGGAAGCTTGAAACAGAGATCAGCAGGATGCACAATCTGCCAAGAAAAGATAAGGTTCATTAACAACAAGCAACAAGTTCTTTTGGCCTGAATCTCAAAAAGTTTTCCAGCAATTCTGATGGAACAAATATTAAGTGATGAAATGCATGATTCTCACATGAAGGAATAGCTACCTTTGGAGACTCTCAGAGGAGAATATTAGAGCTACAAATCCACAGaatatatataaataactaaaagGCTCTGAAGGTAGGAGATTAGACTAGAGACTGCCACTCCGCACTACAACCATGCATTATCCTACCTATAGATGAAAGGTAGTATGTATCAAGATATGGTTCCACTGAAAATGCTCTATTTCGCATTGCTTCCCTTTGGATAAGtagcaaaaaattaaaaatctgaataaatAGACTGAGTAAAACTTCAAGATGAGTCTTAAGGTTAATTGGAGCTAATTGTATGCAGTAATTAAAGCACCGATTATATTATTACAGCAGCCAACAATACGGTAAACAATTGTAGAATTCTAAAAAGTGTGAATACCTGATTAGCCAAGGAACCATGAATAGGAGGTGTGGCAAAGAACTTCATGTCCGGGCAGAGGTTGTACCGGCCACCCTTGCAGTGCTTGCAGCGTCCACAGCTGATCCCCGGTTCTATGGCCACACGGTCACCCACAGCTAGGGACGTCACCTCGCTGCCCACCTCTTCAATAACCCCAGCACATTCATGCCCGATTACCATAGGCTCTTTGACAACAAAATGGGCACAGCTCATGGTCTGCAGTATGAGGGAACATCAATAATATGCATTaacttttctatcaaaaaataacAATATGTTTTAACAACTGGGTCCATGTGTAAATCAATAGATTAGTGGGTAAAAGTGACTAACAAACGAAGAATTTGAGCGTCTAGTTAAATTCCTTTTCCAAAAGAAAACATTGGCAAGATGCTTTTTCCTCAACAAAATCTAAACAGGAATGCTAATAGTAGCATAAGTAAATTCAGGAGATGAAAAGATGAACCTTGAGGTAATGAACATCACTTCCGCAGATACCCACGGCCTTCATCCGCACCCGAACATCACAAGGGCCTGAAAATAGTCGATTTTGTTAGCAAAGAAAATCAAAACATAAGAAAGAAAAGACAGTAATCCCTAGAATGATCCATTATAATATGATCAACTAAAACTTGACATGTTTTGTATAGAAAACACAAAGCTATGACCATCACCATCATCATATTGAAACTCCACCAGTTCATCCACAAAATTTAAAAGGCAAAATGCCATAACCAATTTTGTCTCCAcaaaagatcaagatcaaagcataggaaaggaaagaaagagtgATCACTGAAATGATCCACTAAAAcatcattaattaaaattgaCATGCTTTGTCAACTTTTCATGGAGGATTTACAAAGCAAGATAAGCCATGATCATCATGTTTAAACTCCACCAGTTTATCCACAAAATCTAAAAAAGGCAaatgcaggaaaaaaaaaatcgagatGAATTGATTGAAAACATATACATAATATAGGAAAACCAAGAAAAAGAACACAGATCCAACCCAGTACGGAAAATCTACATATGCATAACAGCCATATATCACATCAAAGAAACATGAAACTATTATCATCTTATACTGAATGAAATGGGAGAAGAATTAaagaggaagaacaaaagaaagaagggatagaTACCAAGGGGTGGGAGCTGGTAAGGCTGGATCTTGATGGTGTCAACAGCCACCAGCCAGGCCGCCATGTTCTCCCCGTTCTCATCACTTCCTTCACCACCCTTCCCCAtctccctccccttctctctctctctctctctatcactCTTGTTGAGTTTTTCTGCCCTGAGAGCGTCTGGAATGAAGTGAGATTTATAAAACAAAAGTCGGAAAAAGACGGGGTGATTTATCTTTGTTGGGTTTTAGAAAAGGGACCGGGGGAGCAAAAACCTCCGGGCGGAGTTCGTGAGGTTTATCTCTTCCTGCTTAAGAAGTCTCGTGGAATAAATTTGTGCAGAACCATTCATTTTATGACACGTGTCGTAACAACGAAATTTCAGGCCCTGGATGGGTTCCGATGGATGGTTTCGTGTTTTAAGTTTGATAGCGGCTCCTGCTCTCCGTGCGTTACTAAATTTATTCGCTAGGATTCCGTATCCCGTTTGGACTGGCACaggggttgtatctttcatgcgaaGAAAGGATTCACCATCCTTCGTGTCTCTCACCGTTGGATCGGTCAATGAGCTCTGTCGATCTGCGCCCAAGGAGATCCCACGCTCGACGTCGCTAAAGAAGATCAATCGTTCCTTCAAGCCAAAGAGACAACTCGAACCCTTGAACCGTGGGCTTCCTGACGTCGAAGgcttcgggttgtatctttcaaaCGAAAGTATTATTGATTTTCTTCGCCATGTTGACCGTTGGATCCCAAAGCACAGCTCTCAAAGCAATCGATGATCTCATCCTTTGCCTGCGCCCAGAATAGCgcgatccaacggtggattcacGCGAAGAAAGGAGAATCCTTCTTTagcgcgaaagatacaacccccgtaccttttttttttctgggaTAGTTTCCCTGGGGCCCCGAAACCGCTGAGCAAACCCTGTCTCGGCACTCATGTCGTGCCATTTGATGTGAGACCGTGGGTCCCGTTCACGGTGTTGGTATGATCCTTGGCCTTTAGCGTAATTGGGTAGAGTAATGTTTTTCTCTTAGATGTGTGTATGGCTTTTTCTTACTTTGATTTACAACGTAGGTAACGTTTTTCAGAAATCGCTGTTGTTATACGTGTTTTGGACCACGATAACAAGTAATTGTAGTGTTGACCGTAATTTTAGAATTATTTAGATAGAGACACCATCTCGTCAGTTTGCTCATATTTTATTTCCATTCTTCAAGAGAAAGGGTGAATTCTCAATCGGTCAGGGTTGGTACAACGTTCGATCAGGTCTCCTAGGATTGCACAAGCAAGAGAGGAAATCAAAGGAAACTTTGAACACCTAAACATGTCTTACGTGCGAgcacacaagaaaaaaaaaaaaaaactgcaaccAAAAAAACAGTGGGGTTTCAAAGGGCAAAGCGAAAAGGGAACTTTTAAGCAAAAGCATGTCAACTTTTAAGGAAAGTCTGACTTGTTTTCAGGTCTATCGGTTTCCTAATAATATTATTGCTGTAATTTTCTAATAAAATAGCAATCGGACACGTTGAGCTTCACAAATAaaaatccaaatttttaattatacaaaatataaattatgaaatttgatattattttgaataaaaataagaTTATATTGGGATGGAAAGATTAAAATGTTACTGTTAACTTCATTGGCTGAACTTTTATTTTAACCAAATTGTAATCAAGGAGAGATTgataatgttaaaaaaaatatatgtgagaatatttttatctGAAAGGATAGTCAATGATCAAATTTAAAGAGGAATATagtaaaattcaaaataataatttttaatatagtaTGCATGTACGCTGCAAGCAAAATGAATCAAGTGATCTTTAAGAAGTATTTAGAACGAAGATTCTATTTATTGCAGCCTATCCTTATTAACAAGATGGAACCATAACCATCCATCATATATTCTTTTTGATCAAATATTGTGTGCAGTGCACATGTTAATCTATTCC is a genomic window containing:
- the LOC105034274 gene encoding sorbitol dehydrogenase — encoded protein: MGKGGEGSDENGENMAAWLVAVDTIKIQPYQLPPLGPCDVRVRMKAVGICGSDVHYLKTMSCAHFVVKEPMVIGHECAGVIEEVGSEVTSLAVGDRVAIEPGISCGRCKHCKGGRYNLCPDMKFFATPPIHGSLANQIVHPADLCFKLPDNVSLEEGAMCEPLSVGVYACRRAFVGPDTNVLIVGAGPIGLVTMLAARAFGAPKIVIIDVDDNRLSVAKTLGADDTVKVSTNMEDLDEEVIQIQKAMGADIHATFDCAGFSKTMSTALNATCAGGKVCLVGMGHNELTVPLTPAAAREVDVIGVFRYKDTWPLCIEFLRSGKVDVRPLITHRFGFSQEEVEKAFEVSARGRDAIKVMFNL